In Stomoxys calcitrans chromosome 2, idStoCalc2.1, whole genome shotgun sequence, the following proteins share a genomic window:
- the LOC106082212 gene encoding NPC intracellular cholesterol transporter 2: MLKLFVVSIALLIAGAAATNVKQCKNGQPFPLSVDVIGCDEVPCDVVKGTTALMNVHFVGTKDNIRNLTAVVHATTIGITVPYDLPPEVANVCDNLLYGANCPIYKTEDVVYSFKFFIESHYPEISVSVQVSLEDETGESIACFVCNVKVRKGFTTTYLLE, translated from the exons ATGTTGAAATTATTTGTTGTCTCTATTGCCCTATTAATTGCCGGTGCTGCAGCCACTAACGTGAAACAAT gcAAAAATGGACAACCTTTTCCCCTGAGCGTGGACGTAATCGGTTGCGATGAAGTGCCCTGTGATGTGGTTAAAGGAACTACAGCTCTAATGAATGTTCACTTTGTGGGTA CTAAGGATAACATAAGGAATTTGACAGCCGTCGTCCATGCCACAACTATTGGTATCACTGTACCCTATGATCTACCCCCAGAGGTAGCCAATGTTTGTGACAATCTACTCTATGGAGCCAAttgtcccatttacaaaacTGAAGATGTCGTTTACTCCTTCAAATTTTTCATTGAATCACACTATCCCGAAATTTCTGTAAGTGTTCAGGTATCCTTGGAGGATGAAACTGGCGAGTCCATTGCTTGTTTTGTATGCAATGTAAAAGTAAGGAAAGGATTCACCACAACTTATCTCTTGGAATAG